The Argentina anserina chromosome 3, drPotAnse1.1, whole genome shotgun sequence genome includes a region encoding these proteins:
- the LOC126787801 gene encoding disease resistance protein RPM1-like, with translation MAELAIPLSLMVAERAISLVAKFNVNDGGDNIQDDVEIACKCLRKIQAYLGDSEEVDDERSLMRQNRVEEVQNLAYEIEDALDKFMAQVPHHFHNNIFSQKLHEIAHYRTERNARAEFSTKIKNIEVKINSFSGLESLLQPPCSTTRQRGSLIHQFLEDEEIVGFEEPRERISKQLKEVDLRLLLILIVGPGGSGKSTVVKNVYESDNIQKNFDGCAWIDVSRPSKSEEDQKAELSHLKGKRFVVVLDNVWTTDDVERITNVLPEGLLGSKVIITTRISDIASHRVRSSEYIHDLSSGLLWKDAWSLFCNKAFKHTAGYCPPELEEWVKKFLKKCEGLPFAISAIATLLSKKPQTPFEWKKLHESLGSAIRPHFGLSIISRVLQPSYTHLPSHLKMCFLYFGMFPEDYSISCHRLIRLWLAEGFITPGKGQTTEEAGETYLSELIGRNLVQATTREMDGRVRSCRVSNLVREFIISKAGNFITVLEPNCSIATLSGQKIRRLSVQDVNINLLKAKEWSHLRTLLVFGQASPPSELEKVLQTSTYLRVLDMQGVSLKTFPDGVIGLPLLRYLNLSQTEIKSVPKFIRNLVFLQTLDLKHTQVSNLPKQVYELQNMRHLLLYSCDSTSGVAQGVEVPAGNIGALCSIQKLFLIKVKKQRKVFFTALGELIDLRKLGLVDLEREHGIVLCCSIQKMQGLSTLDLRSTWEDEYLDLDHMSSPDGPPRYLQRLSLTGRLESLPQWISQLHSLARISLKGSKLDADLNSLEALQELPNLVELEFVNSHTGDLLKFRAKKFKKLRALRIEQLDQLDMVVVENGSMPELKKLTFSRCQNLKLLPYGIDRLMLLEEFLLYDMPREFIARLQKDSEDHYMVENVRVIQFFYSGSTGCQNLS, from the coding sequence ATGGCGGAACTTGCAATTCCTTTATCATTGATGGTGGCCGAGAGGGCGATTAGCTTGGTTGCAAAATTCAACGTCAACGACGGAGGGGATAATATCCAAGATGATGTTGAAATAGCCTGCAAATGTCTGAGAAAGATACAAGCCTATCTAGGGGACTCGGAAGAAGTTGATGATGAACGGAGTCTAATGCGTCAAAATCGTGTCGAAGAGGTCCAAAATTTGGCTTATGAAATTGAAGATGCTCTTGACAAATTCATGGCACAAGTTCCACATCACTTCCACAACAACATTTTCTCTCAAAAGCTGCACGAGATTGCACATTATCGCACAGAAAGGAACGCAAGAGCTGAGTTCTCCACCAAGATTAAAAATATTGAAGTGAAAATTAATTCCTTCTCAGGACTAGAATCACTTCTCCAGCCACCTTGTTCCACAACGAGACAAAGAGGTAGTTTGATCCACCAATTtcttgaagatgaagaaatcgTGGGCTTTGAGGAGCCTAGAGAAAGAATTTCCAAACAGTTGAAGGAAGTAGATCTGAGGCTGTTGCTGATCTTGATTGTTGGTCCTGGAGGATCCGGAAAATCCACTGTCGTAAAGAATGTTTATGAGAGTGATAATATTCAAAAAAATTTTGATGGCTGTGCTTGGATAGATGTGTCGCGCCCTTCTAAATCAGAAGAAGATCAAAAAGCAGAACTCAGTCACCTGAAGGGAAAGAGATTTGTGGTTGTTCTGGATAATGTATGGACAACAGATGATGTGGAACGTATTACAAATGTTTTGCCAGAAGGATTGCTTGGGAGTAAAGTAATCATAACTACTCGAATCTCGGATATAGCTTCCCATCGTGTAAGGTCCTCCGAGTATATCCATGATTTGAGTAGTGGATTATTATGGAAAGATGCCTGGTCTCTATTTTGCAACAAGGCGTTCAAACATACAGCAGGATATTGTCCACCTGAGCTCGAAGAGTGGGTGAAAAAATTCTTGAAGAAGTGTGAAGGTCTGCCCTTTGCAATTTCAGCTATTGCTACTTTGCTTTCAAAGAAGCCACAAACTCCATTTGAGTGGAAGAAGTTACATGAAAGCCTTGGGTCTGCAATTAGACCTCATTTTGGTCTTTCGATCATTAGCCGTGTCTTACAGCCGAGTTACACGCATCTCCCGAGCCATCTTAAGATGTGTTTCTTGTACTTTGGCATGTTTCCAGAAGATTATTCCATCAGCTGTCACAGGCTGATTCGGTTGTGGTTAGCTGAGGGATTCATAACACCTGGAAAAGGACAAACAACGGAGGAAGCTGGGGAAACTTATCTCAGTGAACTCATTGGAAGAAATCTGGTTCAGGCAACCACAAGAGAGATGGATGGTCGTGTAAGGAGTTGTCGTGTTTCGAACCTTGTTCGAGAGTTCATTATATCAAAAGCAGGCAACTTTATCACTGTATTGGAACCAAACTGCAGTATTGCTACTCTTTCAGGTCAGAAAATTCGGCGCCTTTCAGTTCAAGATGTCAATATCAATCTGTTAAAGGCTAAAGAGTGGAGTCATCTTCGTACCTTGCTAGTGTTTGGGCAGGCAAGTCCCCCATCTGAGCTGGAAAAGGTACTTCAGACCTCTACATACTTGAGGGTGTTAGATATGCAAGGTGTATCTTTAAAGACCTTCCCTGACGGTGTTATAGGTCTCCCTCTCTTAAGGTACTTAAATCTGAGCCAAACTGAAATCAAATCAGTTCCGAAGTTCATCAGAAATCTTGTATTTTTGCAAACCTTAGATCTGAAGCACACACAGGTGTCCAATTTACCAAAACAAGTTTATGAACTTCAAAATATGCGCCATCTTTTACTTTATAGCTGTGATAGTACTTCTGGTGTGGCACAAGGAGTTGAGGTCCCTGCTGGCAACATTGGAGCTTTGTGTTCCATACAGAAGTTGTTTCTTATCAAGgtgaaaaaacaaagaaaagtatTCTTTACAGCCTTGGGAGAGTTAATTGATCTTCGGAAGTTGGGGTTGGTAGACCTTGAAAGAGAACATGGAATAGTACTGTGTTGTTCCATTCAAAAGATGCAAGGGCTTTCAACACTTGATCTACGATCAACATGGGAGGACGAGTATCTTGATTTAGATCATATGAGCTCCCCTGATGGGCCTCCTCGTTATCTCCAACGTCTCTCTTTGACAGGGCGCCTGGAGAGTTTGCCGCAGTGGATTTCCCAGCTTCACAGTCTAGCTAGGATTTCTTTAAAGGGATCAAAGTTGGATGCTGACCTCAATTCACTTGAAGCCCTTCAAGAGTTGCCTAACCTTGTGGAGCTCGAGTTTGTTAACTCTCATACTGGGGATTTGTTGAAGTTTAGAGCTAAAAAGTTCAAGAAACTAAGGGCATTACGTATTGAGCAACTTGATCAGCTAGATATGGTGGTAGTGGAGAATGGATCAATGCCCGAGCTTAAAAAGTTAACATTTTCTAGATGTCAGAATCTGAAGTTACTTCCGTATGGCATTGATAGGCTTATGTTGCTTGAAGAATTTCTACTGTACGATATGCCCAGAGAATTCATTGCTAGGCTTCAGAAGGATAGTGAAGATCATTACATGGTTGAAAATGTTCGAGTCATCCAATTTTTCTATTCTGGGAGCACTGGATGCCAAAATCTTTCTTGA
- the LOC126786995 gene encoding uncharacterized protein LOC126786995 produces MVADHWIESMETYFEMMVCSEIEKRMIATFFLKDDALDWWKSTRRTVDVSTLTCDGFTTLFRKKYFPATVQEDLELEFLELVQGDMTVREYEARFAQLYRFVRLMGATSVTQKFLRRLKKEYKTIISALCLSTKELMYESALNLEQANKTRGGDVENRDTRGKGKAISSDNGSSGKKVDLGRGRDPITRLRPRQHLLLLGPYLLDRW; encoded by the coding sequence atggtagcggatCACTGGATTGAGAGTATGGAAACTTACTTTGAGATGATGGTGTGCTCTGAGATAGAaaagaggatgatagccacattcttCTTAAAGGATGATGCTctggattggtggaagagcacgAGGCGGACCGTGGATGTGTCTACCTTGACCTGTGATGGTTTTACGACACTCTTTAGAAAAAAGTACTTTCCAGCTACAGTGCAGGAGGATCTAGAACTTGAGTTCCTTGAGCTAGTACAAGGAGATATGACCGTCAGGGAGTATGAGGCCCGTTTTGCACAATTGTATCGGTTTGTCAGACTAATGGGTGCAACCTCCGTAACCCAGAAGTTTCTACGGCGACTTAAGAAAGaatacaagaccatcatatcaGCACTTTGTTTGTCTACCAAGGAGTTGATGTATGAGAGTGCCCTAAATTTGGAGCAGGCTAATAAGACTCGCGGAGGAGATGTGGAAAATAGAGATACTAGAggaaaaggcaaggcaatcaGTTCAGACAACGGGTCTTCAGGAAAGAAGGTGGATCTCGGAAGAGGCCGAGACCCTATTACCAGACTCCGGCCAAGGCAGCATCTCCTTCTGTTAGGACCGTACCTGTTAGACCGATGGTAG